One Magnetococcales bacterium DNA window includes the following coding sequences:
- the ubiA gene encoding 4-hydroxybenzoate octaprenyltransferase — protein sequence MKLSSWIERIHHPILRESLLLMRVDRPVGTWLLLWPSLWSLMGASAGFPEYKLVFIFILGTFIMRSAGCVANDLADRDFDPHVQRTCSRPLARKAISVRHALFLLIFLLTIALSLAWQLNFFSLLLCIPGAFLALSYPWTKRLIDAPQLYLGISFGWSALIAWAAVRDTLDWPAWTFFFATVFWAAGYDTIYGMADRNDDKKIGIRSTALFFGDHSWIAVGVFYLIASFFWFLSGYILNFSFIYYFFCFLSLLHLLHQVILTRKKADNEMISIFKRNQWTGGIVLFGIISEKIS from the coding sequence ATGAAGTTAAGTTCCTGGATTGAACGTATTCACCATCCAATCCTTCGTGAATCTTTGCTGCTCATGCGTGTGGATCGACCGGTTGGGACCTGGTTGTTGTTGTGGCCTTCCTTATGGTCGTTGATGGGTGCTTCTGCCGGCTTTCCTGAATATAAACTTGTGTTTATTTTCATTCTGGGAACATTCATCATGCGTTCCGCTGGATGCGTTGCCAACGATCTGGCCGATCGTGACTTTGATCCCCATGTGCAACGAACCTGTTCACGTCCCTTGGCGCGAAAGGCAATTTCGGTTCGGCATGCCCTATTTTTATTGATATTTCTGTTGACCATCGCTCTATCTCTTGCCTGGCAACTCAATTTTTTCTCCCTCCTGCTCTGCATCCCTGGTGCTTTCCTTGCTCTCAGTTATCCATGGACCAAACGATTGATTGATGCCCCGCAGCTTTATCTTGGGATTTCCTTTGGCTGGTCTGCCCTCATCGCCTGGGCTGCGGTACGGGATACGCTTGATTGGCCAGCGTGGACCTTCTTCTTCGCAACGGTCTTTTGGGCCGCAGGATATGATACCATTTATGGGATGGCTGATCGAAATGATGATAAAAAAATTGGTATCCGATCAACCGCACTTTTTTTTGGCGACCATTCATGGATCGCCGTTGGAGTTTTTTATCTTATTGCCTCTTTTTTCTGGTTTCTATCCGGATATATATTAAATTTTTCGTTTATTTATTATTTTTTTTGTTTTTTATCACTGCTACATTTATTGCATCAGGTTATATTGACCCGAAAAAAGGCGGATAATGAAATGATTTCCATTTTTAAACGCAATCAATGGACCGGCGGAATAGTACTTTTTGGAATTATATCAGAAA